Proteins encoded together in one Carya illinoinensis cultivar Pawnee chromosome 3, C.illinoinensisPawnee_v1, whole genome shotgun sequence window:
- the LOC122302740 gene encoding SWI/SNF complex component SNF12 homolog — MSVNNNNPPKSMGASSSPFGNAGMPTNPAFAQSQAQIAAGFQSQFQLSQAQAMAQAQSKAQAAHAQAQAAHAQAQAQVAHAHFQAQLQAQGLSLNQSHTAGIGNLGASSPSMSTPGNLSAKRMPPKTPIRPLGVSPTNMVSPLKTMELSSAARRKKQKLPEKQLQDKVAAILPESALYTQLLEFEARVDAALVRKKVDIQEALKNPTHVQKTLRIYVFNTHANQIRTIPKKPNAEPPTWTLKIVGRILEDGVDPDQPGVVQKSNPSYPKFSSFFKRVTISLDQRLYPDNHIIMWENARSPAPHEGFEVKRQGDKEFTVNIRLEMKYEPEKFKLSPALMEVLGIEVDTRPRIIAAIWHYVKARKLQNPGDPSFFNCDPPLQRVFGEERMKFTMVSQKISQHLFPPQPIHLEHKIKLLGNTPAGTACYDVLVDVPIPILRELYALLANAEKNKEVDTCDEAICTAIRKIHEHRRRRSFFLGFSQSPVEFIDALIESQSRDLKIVAGEASRSAEKERHSEFFNQPWVEDAVIRYLNRKPVAGSDVPGST, encoded by the exons ATGTCTGTTAACAATAATAACCCGCCCAAGAGCATGGGGGCCTCTTCGTCACCTTTTGGCAATGCCGGTATGCCCACAAACCCTGCGTTTGCGCAATCACAAGCCCAGATTGCGGCTGGCTTTCAGAGTCAGTTTCAGCTGTCCCAAGCGCAGGCTATGGCCCAGGCTCAGTCGAAAGCTCAAGCGGCCCACGCCCAAGCTCAAGCGGCTCATGCTCAAGCACAAGCACAAGTCGCGCACGCGCACTTCCAGGCTCAGTTACAAGCTCAAGGGCTTTCGCTCAACCAGAGCCATACAGCGGGCATTGGTAATTTGGGGGCATCATCACCCTCCATGTCTACACCCGGTAATCTAAGTGCTAAGCGGATGCCGCCAAAAACTCCGATCCGCCCTCTTGGCGTTTCCCCTACCAACATGGTATCCCCCTTGAAAACAATGGAACTGTCATCTGCGGCGCGGAGAAAGAAACAGAAGCTTCCCGAGAAGCAGCTTCAAGATAAAGTGGCAGCGATTCTTCCTGAGTCTGCTCTGTACACCCAGCTTCTTGAGTTTGAGGCCCGCGTTGATGCTGCTCTGGTAAGAAAGAAAGTTGACATTCAAGAGGCTCTTAAAAATCCTACCCATGTGCAGAAAACCCTCCGTATTTATGTTTTCAACACTCATGCAAACCAGATTCGCACCATTCCAAAGAAGCCAAATGCTGAGCCCCCTACCTGGACGCTTAAGATAGTTGGAAGGATTTTGGAAGATGGGGTGGATCCGGATCAGCCTGGAGTGGTCCAAAAGTCGAACCCTTCATACCCAAAGTTCTCATCTTTTTTCAAGAGAGTAACCATTTCGTTGGACCAGAGACTATATCCTGACAATCATATCATTATGTGGGAGAATGCTCGATCGCCCGCCCCTCACGAGGGTTTTGAGGTGAAGAGGCAAGGGGATAAAGAATTTACTGTGAATATTCGGTTGGAAATGAAGTACGAGCCTGAGAAATTCAAGCTTTCACCAGCTTTGATGGAAGTTCTTGGTATTGAAGTTGATACCCGCCCAAGAATTATAGCTGCAATCTGGCATTATGTAAAGGCTAGGAAATTGCAGAATCCAGGTGACCCATCTTTCTTTAATTGCGATCCACCTCTTCAAAGAGTTTTTGGGGAAGAAAGGATGAAATTCACTATGGTTTCTCAGAAGATATCACAGCATTTGTTCCCTCCACAACCTATACATCTGGAGCATAAGATCAAGCTTTTGGGGAATACCCCTGCTGGAACTGCATGTTATGATGTGTTGGTTGATGTGCCCATTCCTATTCTGAGGGAATTGTATGCTCTTTTGGCCAACGCAGAGAAGAACAAAGAAGTTGACACCTGTGATGAAGCAATATGTACTGCTATAAGAAAAATTCATGAGCACCGTCGGAGACGGTCATTCTTCCTTGGTTTCAGTCAATCACCTGTGGAATTCATCGATGCATTAATCGAATCACAAAGCAGGGATTTGAAGATTGTAGCTGGAGAAGCAAGTCGTAGTGCCGAAAAAGAGCGCCATTCAGAATTCTTCAACCAACCATG GGTTGAGGATGCAGTTATCCGGTATTTGAATCGCAAGCCAGTAGCAGGAAGCGACGTTCCTGGAAGCACATGA